From Medicago truncatula cultivar Jemalong A17 chromosome 7, MtrunA17r5.0-ANR, whole genome shotgun sequence, a single genomic window includes:
- the LOC11420621 gene encoding pentatricopeptide repeat-containing protein At2g31400, chloroplastic: MASSTPTPPPNYSSLPSAPRQRRQNHHKRHRHYSNSKSAPLSAAAGSSNAAATGRGNGSGRASTLGSLLEGRQSRLAPEFSGRRSTRFAAKMHSGMPRVTPNKHAHSAAADEALSYLFNAGNNIAAIDNVLIAYESELWEVEDYIYMLKEFGNTGHFLLATKCFDFIIWKQNGRIAKGKLVSTMIGTLGRLGEINHALRLFESARLEGHGNTVYSFSAMISAYGRNGHFSDAVDLFRSMRSWGVYPNLISYNSLIDAGAKGEVDFDVVVKFFDEMLAEGIVPDRLTYNSLLSVCASKGMWETAQKLLSEMDQKGIVRDAFTYNTYLDTLCKGGQIDLARRVLEEMSSRRVWPTVVTYSTMIDGCAKANLLEDALNLYEEMKLRSISVDRVSYNTMVGIYAKLGRFDEAIGQCKEMESCGMKRDVVTYNALLSGYGRYGMYDEVRRLFEEMKAWNIYPNTLTYSTMIDVYTKGGMFQEAMDVYKDFKKAQLEVDVVFYTSIIDSLCKNGLVESSIMLLIAMIEKGIKPNVVTFNSIIDASRQSPTLEYGVHGSSQAVEYPTEQLSSMLIDGAFQNKTGDDRILKMFEQLAAEKAGHREKDRKGRQDQHCILWLFQKMHELNIKPNVVTFSAILNACSRCNSFEDASMLLGALRLFDNQVYGVTHGLLMGYREQVWFQAQTLFDEMRRMDSSTASAFYNALTDMLWQFGQRRGAEMVVTEGRRRNVWKGEWSISCLDLHLMSCGAACAMVHSWLLNMHSTLFEGSELPKIVTILTGWGKHSKVMGDGTLKRAVEALLNGMGSPFRIAEGNLGRYYSPGNLLATWLRQPSIFNLLVLYDVLNHSQAAAPSHA; encoded by the exons ATGGCTTCTTCTACACCAACCCCTCCACCAAACTACTCTTCACTCCCTTCTGCACCGAGACAACGTCGCCAAAATCACCATAAACGTCATAGACACTATTCCAACTCAAAGTCTGCACCTTTATCTGCTGCTGCTGGTAGTAGCAATGCTGCTGCTACTGGCAGAGGCAATGGCAGTGGCAGAGCCTCCACATTAGGTTCTTTACTTGAAGGCAGGCAATCAAGGTTGGCTCCGGAATTTTCTGGGAGGAGATCAACGCGGTTCGCGGCCAAGATGCATTCTGGAATGCCGAGGGTGACTCCAAACAAACATGCTCACAGTGCTGCGGCTGACGAGGCACTTAGTTATCTATTCAATGCTGGTAACAATATTGCGGCTATTGATAATGTTTTGATTGCATATGAATCTGAGTTATGGGAGGTTgaagattatatttatatgcTTAAAGAGTTTGGTAATACTGGTCATTTTTTGTTGGCGACTAagtgttttgattttattatatggaAGCAAAATGGGAGGATTGCTAAGGGTAAGTTAGTTAGTACTATGATTGGTACTCTTGGTAGGTTAGGGGAGATTAATCATGCTTTGAGATTGTTTGAAAGTGCTAGGCTTGAAGGGCATGGAAACACTGTGTATTCCTTTTCGGCTATGATTAGTGCTTATGGCCGTAATGGGCACTTCAGTGATGCTGTAGATTTGTTTAGGTCCATGAGAAGCTGGGGTGTTTATCCTAATTTAATTTCGTATAATTCGTTAATTGATGCGGGGGCTAAAGGGGAGGTGGATTTTGATGTAGTTGTTAAGTTTTTTGATGAAATGCTAGCTGAAGGCATTGTGCCAGATAGGCTTACTTACAATTCACTGCTTTCTGTCTGCGCCTCGAAGGGCATGTGGGAAACGGCTCAGAAGTTATTGAGTGAAATGGATCAAAAGGGTATTGTTCGCGATGCCTTTACTTATAACACTTATTTGGACACATTGTGTAAGGGCGGCCAAATAGATTTGGCTAGGAGGGTCTTGGAAGAAATGTCTTCCAGGAGAGTTTGGCCAACTGTTGTGACTTATAGCACAATGATAGATGGTTGTGCCAAGGCTAACCTCTTGGAAGATGCCCTAAATTTGTACGAAGAAATGAAGCTTCGATCTATTTCTGTTGATAGAGTGTCCTATAACACAATGGTCGGAATCTATGCGAAGCTCGGTAGGTTTGATGAAGCCATTGGTCAATGCAAAGAGATGGAGAGTTGTGGAATGAAAAGAGATGTTGTAACTTATAATGCACTTTTGTCCGGATACGGCAGGTATGGCATGTATGATGAAGTTAGAAGACTATTTGAAGAGATGAAGGCTTGGAACATATATCCAAATACGCTAACTTACTCTACAATGATTGATGTTTACACTAAAGGAGGAATGTTTCAGGAAGCAATGGATGTttataaagatttcaagaagGCACAATTGGAGGTTGATGTTGTCTTTTATACTTCAATTATAGATTCACTATGCAAAAATGGTTTAGTGGAGTCTTCTATTATGTTGCTTATTGCAATGATAGAGAAAGGAATCAAGCCAAATGTTGTCACTTTCAACTCCATAATTGATGCCTCCAGACAATCGCCAACTCTGGAATATGGGGTTCATGGTTCTTCACAAGCCGTTGAGTATCCAACTGAACAATTGTCTTCTATGCTTATCGATGGTGCTTTTCAGAATAAGACAGGGGATGACCGGATCTTGAAAATGTTCGAGCAGCTTGCTGCTGAAAAAGCTGGTCATAGAGAGAAGGATAGGAAGGGACGACAAGACCAACACTGCATATTGTGGCTCTTCCAAAAAATGCATGAGCTGAACATTAAACCAAATGTTGTCACATTTTCAGCCATTTTGAATGCTTGCAG TCGTTGCAATTCATTTGAGGACGCTTCAATGCTGTTAGGTGCACTTCGCCTGTTTGATAACCAGGTCTATGGTGTAACGCATGGATTGTTGATGGGTTATAGAGAACAAGTATGGTTTCAGGCTCAAACTCTGTTTGATGAAATGAGGCGTATGGATTCTTCAACTGCATCCGCCTTCTATAACGCCCTCACAGATATGCTGTGGCAGTTTGGTCAG AGACGCGGAGCTGAAATGGTTGTAACCGAAGGGAGACGCCGAAATGTGTGGAAAGGTGAATGGTCAATTTCTTGTCTGGATCTGCATCTGATGTCTTGTGGTGCTGCTTGTGCAATGGTTCATTCATGGTTGCTCAATATGCATAGTACTTTATTTGAAGGCTCTGAACTGCCTAAGATTGTGAC CATCTTAACTGGTTGGGGAAAGCACAGCAAAGTGATGGGTGACGGAACTTTGAAAAGGGCTGTCGAGGCACTCCTTAATGGAATGGGGTCACCCTTTAGGATTGCTGAGGGTAATTTGGGAAGGTATTATTCTCCTGGAAATTTGTTGGCTACTTGGCTGAGACAACCCAGCATTTTCAATCTGCTTGTTCTGTATGATGTCCTAAATCATTCTCAAGCTGCTGCTCCATCACATGCATGA